A single window of Legionellales bacterium DNA harbors:
- the fliG gene encoding flagellar motor switch protein FliG — translation MASDDKMAHQAAILLMSMGKEGASEVLKMLTPKQVEKVIAAMQALEDVSEKDMVETLNNFLTESNDKTGMALNAKTYIKDALVDAVGERKASSLLDKSRLEEKAEVLDSLNWQPAQVIADLLQHEHPQVITIIFTYLDEEKAANVLEFLPRGLTSEVVKRLSHIGPISPIALDELEKMLESVMLNSVNFRELPLGGVDTAAKIINHLNSDLENEVMSHINEFDQQLSEKIRDRMFPFDKLTAIDDRSLQTLLREISSDVLAVALKGVDEKGREVFLRNMSGRAADMLRDDLEAMGPVQLSKVEAAQKEIVNIAQKLGKEGTIMLNSDSGDMVM, via the coding sequence ATGGCATCCGATGATAAAATGGCTCATCAAGCAGCGATTTTACTCATGAGCATGGGCAAGGAAGGTGCGTCTGAAGTATTAAAAATGCTCACGCCCAAACAAGTTGAAAAAGTGATTGCCGCCATGCAAGCGCTAGAAGATGTCAGCGAAAAAGATATGGTCGAAACTTTAAATAATTTTCTCACTGAGTCGAATGATAAAACTGGCATGGCACTGAATGCTAAAACCTATATTAAAGACGCTTTAGTCGATGCCGTAGGCGAAAGAAAAGCCAGTTCACTCTTAGATAAATCTCGTTTAGAAGAAAAAGCAGAAGTGTTAGACTCGTTAAATTGGCAACCGGCACAAGTCATTGCTGATTTACTACAACATGAACATCCCCAAGTCATTACCATTATTTTTACTTATTTAGATGAAGAAAAAGCCGCCAATGTATTAGAATTTTTACCACGTGGTTTAACCTCTGAAGTAGTAAAACGTTTATCGCATATTGGACCCATTTCTCCGATTGCCCTAGATGAATTAGAAAAAATGCTGGAATCGGTGATGCTTAATAGTGTGAATTTCCGTGAACTGCCACTCGGTGGCGTCGATACCGCCGCAAAAATTATTAATCATTTAAATAGTGATTTAGAAAATGAAGTCATGAGTCATATTAATGAATTTGATCAACAACTTTCTGAAAAAATTCGCGATAGGATGTTCCCATTCGATAAATTAACTGCCATCGATGATCGCAGTTTGCAAACTTTATTACGCGAAATTTCAAGTGACGTCTTAGCGGTGGCATTAAAAGGTGTGGATGAAAAAGGCCGCGAAGTATTTTTGCGCAATATGTCTGGGCGTGCCGCTGATATGTTACGCGATGATCTCGAAGCCATGGGGCCTGTACAGTTAAGCAAAGTAGAAGCCGCGCAAAAAGAAATTGTCAATATCGCGCAAAAATTAGGTAAAGAGGGCACCATCATGTTGAATTCTGATTCGGGCGATATGGTGATGTAA
- the fliF gene encoding flagellar M-ring protein FliF, producing MAENPGNLTNMARGFNMLPFLRQVGLLLGLAASIALGFAMVLWLQEPDYRPLYSNLSLARTGEVVETLQASKIRYRLDPENGTVFVPADKLAEARLKLASAGLSEGGGLGFELLDKASGIGISRFMENAQYKRALEGELAKTIATIKGVRSARVHLAIPTQSAFLTEQVQPKASVMINLAAGYRMEKEQVDAIVRMVASSITGLNPSQVTVADQFGRLLTLDDGSQLAQTRAQFEYQQQLQRDYERKIETLLTPLVGAGKIQAKVAAEIDFKHQEITKESINPNDKAVLSEQTVSEKSSGSGAGGVPGALANAAPQGGAGAAGGAEQNSRNQSIKNYEVGKSIEYSKDHSSNIKRLTIAVVIDEAVKVDKDGKETRTPLDKEQLEKISDLIKYAIGFSEERGDKLSVVNSAFQPPEKFAEVPPLPFWEQAWFWDIVKKSLGALFVLILALTILRPILKSLAKKGAELPPLPPAGNRMNIPPTMQGMMQNPYDGFNLDTMNSAELMRLKGEQINSIKNMVGQDPSRVAAVMQNWIGDK from the coding sequence ATGGCAGAAAATCCAGGTAATTTAACCAACATGGCGCGAGGCTTTAATATGCTGCCGTTTTTGCGTCAGGTGGGATTATTGCTGGGATTAGCCGCCAGTATTGCCCTTGGTTTTGCCATGGTATTGTGGTTGCAAGAACCAGATTACCGCCCGCTCTACAGCAATTTAAGCTTAGCCAGAACCGGCGAAGTCGTCGAAACACTGCAAGCCTCTAAAATTCGCTATCGTCTTGATCCTGAAAATGGCACGGTCTTTGTGCCTGCCGATAAATTGGCAGAAGCGCGCTTGAAATTAGCCTCGGCGGGATTATCAGAAGGCGGTGGATTAGGATTTGAATTACTCGATAAAGCCAGTGGTATCGGCATTAGTCGATTCATGGAAAACGCCCAATACAAAAGAGCACTGGAAGGTGAACTTGCAAAAACCATCGCCACAATTAAAGGGGTACGATCAGCGCGAGTTCATTTGGCCATCCCCACACAATCGGCATTTTTAACAGAACAAGTGCAACCGAAAGCCTCAGTGATGATTAATCTCGCTGCCGGCTATCGCATGGAAAAAGAGCAGGTGGACGCCATAGTGCGCATGGTCGCATCCAGCATTACCGGTTTGAATCCGTCACAAGTCACTGTCGCCGATCAATTTGGGCGATTATTAACGCTAGACGATGGATCGCAACTCGCACAAACGCGTGCGCAATTTGAATATCAACAACAATTACAACGCGATTATGAACGAAAAATTGAAACTCTCTTAACACCCTTGGTCGGTGCCGGAAAAATCCAAGCCAAAGTGGCCGCAGAAATTGATTTTAAACATCAGGAAATCACCAAAGAATCCATTAATCCTAATGATAAAGCTGTCTTAAGTGAGCAAACGGTTTCAGAAAAATCATCAGGCTCAGGAGCAGGTGGTGTGCCAGGCGCCCTGGCAAATGCCGCTCCGCAAGGAGGTGCTGGTGCTGCCGGTGGTGCTGAACAAAATAGTCGTAATCAATCGATTAAAAATTATGAAGTAGGAAAATCCATCGAATATTCTAAAGATCATAGCAGTAATATTAAACGATTAACTATTGCAGTCGTTATCGATGAAGCCGTTAAAGTGGATAAAGATGGCAAAGAAACACGCACACCACTCGATAAAGAACAATTAGAAAAAATCAGTGATCTTATTAAATATGCGATTGGTTTTAGTGAAGAACGGGGCGATAAATTAAGCGTGGTCAATAGTGCATTTCAACCACCAGAAAAATTTGCAGAAGTACCACCGCTACCGTTTTGGGAACAAGCTTGGTTTTGGGATATTGTGAAAAAATCATTGGGCGCATTATTCGTATTAATTTTAGCACTTACTATTTTGCGCCCGATATTAAAATCGCTCGCTAAAAAAGGTGCTGAATTACCGCCGCTGCCACCAGCGGGTAATCGCATGAATATTCCGCCGACCATGCAAGGCATGATGCAAAATCCATATGATGGTTTTAATCTCGACACCATGAATTCCGCAGAATTAATGCGATTAAAAGGGGAGCAAATTAATTCTATTAAAAATATGGTAGGCCAAGATCCTTCGCGAGTGGCAGCGGTCATGCAAAATTGGATTGGAGATAAATAA
- the fliE gene encoding flagellar hook-basal body complex protein FliE, with amino-acid sequence MSAIDSQISSTAFKSARDDMLNEARQMVEKMRRISGSHEQGVSPISETPTGEFAKVFKDAIGEVNTSQTTSTNLIKAYELGDKNVSLTEVILAVQKARVASQLTLTVRNHLIEAYQTIMNMPV; translated from the coding sequence ATGAGTGCTATCGATTCACAAATTTCATCGACTGCATTTAAAAGCGCCAGGGATGATATGTTGAATGAAGCGCGGCAAATGGTGGAAAAAATGCGGCGAATTTCCGGTAGTCATGAACAAGGAGTTTCACCCATCAGTGAAACTCCTACCGGTGAATTTGCCAAAGTATTTAAAGATGCAATTGGTGAAGTGAATACCAGCCAAACCACATCAACGAATTTAATCAAAGCGTATGAACTTGGTGACAAGAATGTCTCTCTAACAGAAGTAATCCTAGCTGTGCAAAAAGCCCGTGTGGCATCACAGCTCACTTTAACCGTGCGTAATCATTTGATTGAAGCCTATCAAACAATCATGAATATGCCAGTTTAA